A single region of the Yersinia entomophaga genome encodes:
- the add gene encoding adenosine deaminase produces MIDSRLPLTDIHRHLDGNIRAQTILDLGRQFNMTLPANELEALRPHVQITKTEPDLISFLQKLDWGVAVLGDLDACRRVAYENVEDAVNAGLHYAELRFSPYYMAMKHQLPVAGVVEAVIDGIQAGCRDRDIDIRLIGILSRTFGEQACLQELDALLAHRDGITALDLAGDERGFPGGLFLNHFNRARDAGLRITVHAGEAAGPESIWQAIHELGAERIGHGVKAIDDSRLLDYLAENNIGIESCLTSNIQTSTVVSLAKHPLATFLRHGVLASINTDDPAVQGIEITNEYHVAAPAAGLTRDEIRQAQENGLTMAFISEAEKQALRDKIRG; encoded by the coding sequence ATGATCGATTCCCGCCTTCCTCTGACAGACATTCACCGCCATCTCGATGGCAATATTCGCGCCCAAACCATTCTGGATCTGGGGCGTCAGTTCAATATGACGTTACCGGCCAATGAGTTAGAAGCGCTGCGCCCTCATGTGCAAATCACCAAAACCGAACCGGACCTGATAAGCTTCCTGCAAAAACTGGATTGGGGCGTGGCGGTACTGGGCGATTTAGATGCCTGCCGCCGCGTAGCGTATGAAAACGTAGAGGACGCGGTTAACGCCGGTCTGCACTATGCCGAGCTGCGTTTTTCCCCTTATTACATGGCGATGAAACACCAACTGCCCGTTGCCGGTGTGGTTGAAGCGGTCATTGATGGGATTCAGGCTGGCTGCCGCGATCGCGACATTGATATTCGTCTGATCGGTATTCTGAGCCGGACTTTTGGCGAGCAGGCCTGCCTGCAAGAACTGGATGCCCTGCTGGCTCACCGTGACGGCATTACCGCGCTGGATTTGGCCGGTGATGAACGGGGCTTCCCCGGCGGGCTGTTCCTCAACCATTTCAACCGTGCGCGGGATGCGGGTTTGCGCATTACCGTTCATGCCGGTGAAGCCGCTGGTCCGGAAAGCATTTGGCAGGCAATTCACGAACTGGGCGCGGAACGTATCGGTCACGGCGTCAAAGCTATCGATGACTCCCGCCTGCTGGATTATCTGGCAGAAAACAATATCGGTATCGAGTCCTGCCTGACCTCCAATATTCAGACCAGTACCGTGGTTTCCTTAGCCAAACATCCGTTAGCGACCTTCCTGCGTCACGGCGTGTTGGCTTCCATCAATACCGACGATCCGGCGGTTCAGGGGATTGAAATTACCAATGAGTACCACGTAGCAGCTCCTGCAGCGGGCCTGACTCGTGATGAAATTCGTCAGGCTCAGGAAAACGGCCTGACGATGGCCTTTATCAGTGAAGCGGAAAAGCAGGCGCTGCGCGATAAAATTCGTGGTTAA
- a CDS encoding MalY/PatB family protein gives MFDFSTPVDRHGTWCTQWDYIADRFGSADLLPFTISDMDFPTAPVILQALTQRLEHGVLGYSRWQHEDFLGAIRHWYQARFQCGIDTATAVYGPSVIYMVAQLIRCWSAPGEYVVTHTPAYDAFYKVILGNQRQLLSCPLHKVDNHWHCDMAHLEALLARPQTKILLLCSPHNPTGKVWSLQELAHMAELCERHQVKVISDEIHMDMTWGEQPHTPWSQVAQSPWALLTSGSKTFNIPALTGAYGFISDSETRETYSNMLKSRDGLSSPAVLALVAHIAAYRQGAPWLDELRAYLQANLQYVAERLNQAFPQLNWQPPQATYLAWIDLRPLHIDDRQLQEVLIEQEKVAIMPGFTYGEEGRGFLRLNVGCARSKVEIGMDKLINGLNAVIGNH, from the coding sequence ATGTTTGATTTCTCCACGCCGGTAGATCGCCACGGTACCTGGTGTACCCAGTGGGATTATATTGCCGACCGTTTTGGCAGCGCCGACCTGCTGCCCTTTACCATTTCCGATATGGATTTCCCTACCGCGCCGGTGATTCTGCAAGCCCTGACCCAACGTCTGGAGCACGGCGTTCTGGGTTATAGCCGCTGGCAGCACGAAGATTTTCTTGGGGCAATTCGCCATTGGTATCAGGCACGTTTTCAATGCGGTATCGACACCGCCACGGCGGTGTACGGCCCGTCGGTCATTTATATGGTTGCGCAATTGATTCGCTGCTGGTCTGCGCCGGGTGAATACGTTGTGACTCACACGCCCGCCTATGATGCGTTTTATAAGGTGATTTTGGGCAATCAGCGTCAGTTATTATCTTGCCCACTGCATAAAGTGGATAATCACTGGCACTGTGATATGGCTCATCTGGAAGCACTGCTGGCGCGCCCACAAACCAAAATCCTGCTGCTGTGTAGCCCGCATAATCCAACCGGTAAAGTGTGGAGCCTGCAAGAACTGGCGCACATGGCCGAACTGTGTGAACGCCACCAGGTTAAGGTCATTAGCGACGAAATTCATATGGATATGACCTGGGGAGAACAGCCCCATACGCCGTGGAGTCAGGTGGCTCAATCTCCTTGGGCGCTGCTGACATCGGGTTCAAAAACCTTCAATATTCCCGCGTTAACCGGCGCTTACGGCTTTATCAGCGACAGTGAAACCCGCGAAACCTACAGCAACATGCTGAAAAGTCGCGACGGTTTGTCTTCCCCGGCGGTGCTGGCGCTGGTGGCACATATTGCCGCTTACCGTCAGGGCGCGCCCTGGCTGGATGAGCTGCGCGCCTATTTACAGGCCAACCTGCAATACGTCGCGGAACGGTTAAATCAGGCCTTTCCGCAGCTTAACTGGCAACCGCCGCAGGCTACCTATCTGGCGTGGATTGATTTACGCCCGTTGCATATCGACGACCGCCAATTGCAGGAAGTACTGATTGAGCAGGAAAAAGTGGCGATAATGCCGGGCTTTACCTACGGCGAAGAAGGCCGCGGCTTCCTACGGCTTAACGTCGGTTGCGCCCGCAGTAAGGTGGAAATCGGAATGGATAAACTGATAAATGGTTTGAACGCTGTCATCGGTAATCATTAG
- the malX gene encoding maltose/glucose-specific PTS transporter subunit IIBC produces the protein MSAVKKQKITLWEFFQSLGKTFMLPVALLSFCGIMLGIGSSLSSKDVITLLPVLGHPAFQLLFTWMSKVGSFAFSFLPVMFAIAIPLGMARENKGVAAFAGFVGFAVLNLATNFYLTTSGVLPTTDPLVLKTHNIQNILGIQSIDTGILGAVIVGIIVYLLHERFNTIRLPDALAFFGGTRFVPIVTTVVLGLVGLLIPLIWPWFAAGINGLGRLINGAGIFGPMIFGSGERLLLPFGLHHILVALIRFTEAGGTMDVCGHSVSGALTIFQAQLSCPTTSGFSESATRFLSQGKMPAFLGGLPGAALAMYHCAKPENRHKIKGLLISGVVACVIGGTTEPLEFLFLFVAPFLYLIHALLTGLGFTVMALLGVTIGNTDGNLIDFVVFGILHGTATKWYWVPVVASLWFVAYYLIFRFAIQHFNIKTPGRESDSASVEKAPTPGVVGKSGYNSEAILQALGGAENIVSLDNCITRLRMSVKDMSKVDKEVLKANRALGVIQLNDHNLQVVIGPQVQSVKDELDSLIASA, from the coding sequence ATGTCGGCGGTAAAAAAACAAAAAATTACGCTATGGGAGTTTTTCCAGAGTCTGGGGAAAACCTTCATGTTGCCGGTCGCCTTGCTGTCCTTCTGCGGCATTATGCTGGGCATTGGGAGTTCGTTAAGCAGCAAAGACGTTATTACCCTTTTGCCGGTGTTAGGCCACCCGGCTTTCCAGCTGTTATTCACTTGGATGAGCAAAGTTGGCTCCTTTGCCTTTAGCTTCCTGCCAGTGATGTTTGCCATTGCCATTCCCTTAGGTATGGCGCGGGAAAACAAAGGTGTTGCTGCCTTTGCCGGTTTCGTCGGTTTTGCGGTGCTGAATCTGGCGACCAACTTCTATCTCACCACCAGCGGCGTATTGCCGACTACCGACCCCTTGGTGCTGAAAACCCACAATATCCAAAATATTTTAGGCATTCAGTCGATTGATACCGGTATTTTGGGCGCGGTGATCGTGGGGATCATCGTTTACCTGCTGCACGAGCGTTTTAATACCATTCGCCTGCCGGATGCGTTGGCCTTCTTCGGCGGCACCCGTTTTGTTCCTATTGTTACCACCGTGGTACTGGGGCTGGTCGGTTTATTGATTCCCCTCATTTGGCCGTGGTTTGCCGCGGGCATTAACGGTTTGGGCCGCTTGATTAACGGCGCGGGGATTTTTGGCCCGATGATCTTCGGCAGCGGCGAACGCCTGTTACTGCCTTTCGGCCTGCACCATATACTGGTGGCGCTGATTCGCTTCACTGAAGCCGGCGGCACGATGGATGTCTGTGGTCACAGTGTCAGTGGCGCGCTGACTATCTTCCAGGCGCAGCTTTCCTGCCCAACCACTAGCGGCTTCTCAGAAAGTGCGACTCGCTTCCTGTCTCAAGGTAAAATGCCCGCCTTCCTCGGAGGTTTACCGGGCGCTGCGCTGGCGATGTATCACTGCGCCAAGCCAGAGAATCGCCATAAAATTAAAGGATTGCTGATTTCCGGCGTAGTCGCCTGCGTGATCGGTGGCACGACCGAACCGCTGGAATTCCTATTCCTGTTTGTGGCTCCGTTCCTGTATTTGATCCACGCGCTGTTAACCGGTCTAGGCTTTACCGTAATGGCACTGCTGGGGGTCACTATTGGTAATACCGACGGAAACCTGATTGATTTCGTAGTCTTCGGCATTCTGCACGGTACCGCCACCAAATGGTATTGGGTGCCTGTGGTAGCCAGCCTGTGGTTCGTGGCTTATTACCTGATTTTCCGTTTTGCCATTCAGCATTTCAATATCAAAACGCCAGGTCGCGAGAGTGACAGCGCCAGCGTAGAAAAAGCACCGACGCCGGGTGTGGTCGGTAAATCCGGTTATAACAGCGAGGCTATTTTGCAGGCGCTGGGCGGCGCGGAGAATATCGTTTCGCTGGATAACTGTATTACTCGTCTGCGTATGTCCGTCAAAGATATGAGCAAGGTGGACAAAGAGGTGTTGAAAGCCAATCGGGCGCTGGGCGTCATCCAATTGAACGACCATAATTTACAGGTAGTTATCGGCCCTCAGGTGCAATCGGTGAAAGATGAATTAGACTCACTCATAGCCTCAGCATAA
- the malI gene encoding Mal regulon transcriptional regulator MalI gives MNHKKITITDVAKHAGVSVATVSLAVSGKGRISPTTAERVNQAIEQLGYVRNRQAAQLRGGHSGVIGLIVRDIGDPFYAAMTAGLSEAIEAEGKVLFLTQSGKEGKGLQRCFDSLIEQGVDGLVLGGGANQESGLKEKAEQQGIPLICAARANVLDGVDVVRPDNMQAAKMATELLIGRGHRKIAYLGGHGHSLTRAERLGGFCATLVQYGLPFRSDWVIECDSQQQAAADAAESLLSHHPNVSAIICHQASVALGAYFGILRTGRGIGSAGVDTYLDQQVALIGFGDVPEAELTEPPLTFITSSAREIGYSAGQRLLQRIAGVDLQLQNVILPPVLIRRGSV, from the coding sequence ATGAATCATAAAAAGATCACCATTACCGATGTTGCCAAACACGCCGGAGTTTCTGTTGCCACGGTCTCGCTGGCCGTCAGCGGCAAAGGTCGTATTTCACCGACAACCGCCGAGCGGGTGAATCAGGCCATCGAACAGTTAGGTTATGTGCGTAATCGGCAGGCGGCTCAGCTGCGCGGGGGGCATTCCGGGGTGATTGGGTTGATTGTGCGCGATATCGGCGATCCTTTTTATGCGGCGATGACGGCAGGACTCAGCGAAGCTATTGAAGCCGAGGGGAAAGTGCTGTTTCTCACTCAAAGCGGCAAAGAAGGGAAAGGTCTACAGCGCTGCTTTGATTCCCTGATAGAACAGGGGGTTGACGGGCTGGTTCTTGGCGGCGGCGCGAATCAGGAAAGTGGCCTGAAAGAGAAGGCCGAGCAACAGGGCATCCCGTTGATTTGTGCCGCGCGTGCCAACGTATTGGACGGCGTCGACGTGGTTCGCCCGGATAATATGCAGGCGGCCAAAATGGCGACGGAACTGCTGATAGGCAGAGGACATCGTAAAATTGCTTATTTGGGCGGTCACGGTCATTCATTGACGCGGGCAGAACGATTGGGCGGATTTTGTGCCACGCTGGTGCAGTACGGTCTGCCGTTTCGTTCGGATTGGGTGATTGAATGTGATAGTCAGCAGCAAGCCGCGGCTGATGCGGCGGAAAGTTTGCTTAGCCATCATCCCAACGTTAGCGCGATTATTTGTCATCAGGCTTCCGTGGCGCTCGGTGCTTATTTTGGCATTCTGCGCACCGGCAGAGGAATTGGCAGCGCTGGGGTGGATACTTATCTCGATCAGCAGGTGGCATTGATCGGTTTTGGCGACGTACCCGAAGCAGAATTAACAGAGCCGCCGCTCACTTTTATTACCAGCTCGGCGCGAGAAATTGGCTATAGCGCCGGCCAGCGGTTATTGCAGCGTATTGCCGGTGTCGATTTGCAATTGCAAAACGTTATTCTCCCGCCGGTGCTTATTCGTCGTGGCTCGGTGTAG
- a CDS encoding anthrax toxin lethal factor-related metalloendopeptidase yields MRRYLNLNLATKELKTLEKTNLLKVSNVVMTCLTSTSSSTKNINKINRINSIIAKINDVRYLAVVDKRRNEVSEELSDLMRMKVTLNRLKFIEQEKAAAAVEASKIAAKVSEANHRRLIEQSQKEHIITGLLYSSTTPPNMNIDPAPVTAELQKLPLNILKTADSLGQFITLTNDNITNHPRMNALKGQTPRGWTNGKTWDSVPGVGALGKGAENEFHADETVVALTQLANGSWKLATEHGSANLVLHEYAHAIDRSFGEKANMGDKGLGEVGDSLSCRQSFRDIWQTELGSTSQTDSNYYYWQGGSDGGAEEAFAEAFSDLYGGTSQRPWPNIKAYIAAKMASVNPEN; encoded by the coding sequence TTGCGCCGCTATTTAAATTTAAATTTGGCGACTAAAGAATTAAAAACGCTGGAAAAAACGAACCTGCTGAAGGTTTCAAATGTAGTAATGACATGTTTGACCAGTACGTCGAGCAGCACAAAAAATATAAATAAAATCAACAGAATAAATAGCATCATAGCAAAGATAAACGATGTCAGATATCTCGCCGTCGTAGATAAACGCCGTAATGAAGTCAGTGAAGAGTTATCCGATTTGATGCGGATGAAAGTGACGCTAAACAGATTAAAATTCATAGAACAGGAAAAGGCTGCCGCGGCAGTGGAAGCCAGTAAAATAGCCGCCAAAGTGAGTGAGGCCAATCATCGTCGGTTAATAGAACAAAGTCAGAAAGAACACATCATCACCGGTTTGCTTTATTCCAGCACCACACCGCCAAATATGAACATCGACCCAGCTCCGGTTACGGCTGAATTGCAAAAACTGCCGCTGAATATATTAAAGACTGCGGACTCTTTGGGGCAGTTTATAACATTGACCAACGATAATATAACCAATCACCCACGAATGAACGCGCTGAAAGGTCAAACGCCGCGTGGTTGGACCAATGGCAAAACCTGGGATTCAGTCCCCGGAGTTGGGGCTTTGGGTAAAGGGGCAGAAAATGAGTTTCATGCCGATGAAACCGTGGTGGCATTAACGCAACTCGCCAATGGCAGCTGGAAATTAGCGACGGAGCATGGTTCTGCCAATCTGGTTTTGCATGAATACGCGCATGCCATTGATCGCAGCTTTGGTGAAAAGGCAAATATGGGAGATAAAGGTCTTGGTGAGGTTGGCGATAGTTTGAGCTGCCGTCAAAGTTTCCGCGATATATGGCAGACGGAGCTGGGGTCAACCTCCCAAACCGATAGCAATTATTATTATTGGCAAGGCGGTAGCGACGGCGGCGCGGAAGAAGCATTTGCTGAGGCCTTTAGCGATCTTTACGGAGGAACTTCCCAGCGTCCGTGGCCTAATATAAAAGCTTATATTGCCGCAAAAATGGCATCGGTTAATCCGGAGAATTAA
- a CDS encoding YdgA family protein, which translates to MKKSLVAVSVIVVLGAAWTGASWYTGKLMEQRMSEIVDNANSQIKRLAPQAGLKLAYTDYHRGTFSSKVRYILQPDGTITGENAVMKPGEEIAFIETIDHGPFPMAQLKKFNLIPSMASVHSELENTAAVKALFDITKGKSPFTADSRIGYNGSTDSAIKLIPITYEKDGLNLNFSGASLDAAFSKDMRDVKLNGESDSIVLFKKNEMDQVETFTVKGLSLKNDSKTGKFDLSIGDQNLSIKQVLLSVEGKEALVLDGFTLTSQMGESDKNLNGKLSYTLDSLKIQGNDFGSGKLNFTFAGLDGEAVKNFATSYNQIAMQGLQTGNIDPETYQLQMTELVLTKLPSLLKGDPSFSISPLSWKNGKGESALKLDVVLADPSKVTTPITSQEEILTRAIKKIDANLTIPMPMATEFTTQAARLQGYSAEEAAKMAVQQVQGVAAMGQMFKLTTTKDDVISSSFSFADNKIDLNGQKMTLQEFAGLFGMFGGMPQEEEAPAAEAPAAE; encoded by the coding sequence ATGAAAAAATCGTTAGTGGCTGTCAGCGTTATTGTCGTTCTCGGCGCTGCATGGACAGGTGCCTCTTGGTACACCGGCAAATTGATGGAACAGCGGATGAGTGAAATCGTCGATAACGCCAATTCACAAATTAAACGACTGGCGCCACAGGCCGGTCTGAAACTGGCTTATACCGATTACCACCGCGGAACCTTCAGCAGTAAAGTCCGTTATATCCTGCAACCAGACGGGACTATCACCGGCGAAAATGCAGTGATGAAGCCAGGTGAAGAGATCGCCTTTATCGAAACTATCGATCACGGTCCTTTCCCAATGGCTCAATTGAAGAAATTCAACCTGATCCCTAGCATGGCGTCGGTTCACTCCGAACTGGAAAACACGGCTGCGGTTAAAGCTTTGTTTGATATCACCAAAGGCAAATCACCGTTTACCGCTGATTCACGCATTGGTTATAACGGTAGCACCGATTCTGCGATCAAACTGATCCCTATCACCTACGAGAAAGACGGCCTGAACCTGAACTTCTCCGGTGCCAGCCTTGACGCTGCTTTCTCTAAAGATATGCGTGACGTTAAACTGAACGGCGAAAGCGATAGCATCGTGCTGTTCAAGAAAAACGAAATGGATCAGGTAGAAACCTTTACTGTTAAAGGCCTTAGCCTGAAGAACGACAGCAAAACCGGTAAGTTTGATCTCAGCATCGGCGACCAGAATCTGTCGATCAAACAGGTTCTGTTGAGCGTGGAAGGCAAAGAAGCGCTGGTTCTTGATGGCTTTACGCTAACTTCGCAGATGGGCGAGTCGGACAAAAACCTGAACGGTAAGCTGAGCTACACGCTGGATTCCCTGAAAATTCAGGGTAATGACTTTGGTTCCGGTAAGCTGAACTTTACCTTTGCCGGTCTGGACGGCGAAGCAGTGAAGAACTTCGCTACCTCCTACAACCAAATCGCTATGCAGGGTCTGCAAACCGGTAACATCGATCCTGAAACTTACCAGTTGCAGATGACCGAGCTGGTTCTGACCAAGCTGCCAAGCCTGCTGAAAGGCGATCCTAGCTTCAGCATCTCTCCGCTGAGCTGGAAAAACGGCAAAGGCGAAAGCGCCCTGAAACTGGACGTCGTGCTGGCCGATCCAAGCAAAGTGACAACGCCAATCACCAGCCAGGAAGAAATCCTGACTCGTGCTATCAAGAAAATCGACGCTAATCTGACCATCCCAATGCCAATGGCGACCGAGTTCACGACTCAGGCTGCACGTTTGCAGGGTTACAGCGCTGAAGAAGCCGCTAAAATGGCCGTTCAGCAGGTTCAGGGCGTTGCCGCGATGGGCCAGATGTTCAAACTGACCACGACCAAAGATGACGTTATCAGCAGCAGCTTCAGCTTCGCCGATAACAAAATCGATCTGAACGGTCAGAAAATGACGCTGCAGGAATTTGCCGGTCTGTTCGGTATGTTTGGCGGTATGCCGCAGGAAGAAGAAGCCCCTGCTGCTGAAGCCCCTGCCGCAGAGTAA
- the manA gene encoding mannose-6-phosphate isomerase: MQKMINAVQNYAWGSTDALTRLYGIPNPQHIPMAELWMGAHPKSSSKIVDAQGQPQSLRQLIDSDPSGHLGDAVAKRFGELPFLFKVLCAAQPLSIQVHPSKQAAEIGYARENAAGIPLDAAERNYKDANHKPELVYALTPFHAMNGFRTPEQLVGLLQPVSAAHPDIGAFLLQPDAEHLALLFASLLSMEGEQKALALGVLKSALNNQRGEPWDTIRHIAQIYPEDSGLFSPLLLNVITLQPGEAMFLYAETPHAYLDGVGLEVMANSDNVLRAGLTPKFIDIPELVANVKFVPKPESELLTAPKEQGNALIFPIPVDDFAFAIHRLTDESENIEQNSAAIIFCIDGQSIVQKDSQQIVLQPGESCFVSANESPINLRGSGHIARVYNII; encoded by the coding sequence ATGCAAAAGATGATCAATGCAGTACAAAACTACGCTTGGGGCAGTACCGACGCCCTGACCCGTCTTTATGGCATTCCTAATCCGCAACATATCCCGATGGCGGAATTGTGGATGGGCGCGCATCCTAAAAGCAGTTCAAAAATAGTCGATGCTCAGGGGCAGCCACAATCACTGCGCCAGCTTATCGACAGCGACCCGTCGGGCCATTTAGGGGATGCAGTCGCTAAACGTTTTGGCGAGCTACCTTTCCTGTTCAAAGTACTCTGTGCGGCTCAGCCACTGTCTATTCAGGTTCATCCTAGTAAACAGGCGGCGGAAATCGGTTATGCCCGTGAAAATGCCGCCGGTATTCCTTTAGACGCCGCCGAGCGTAATTACAAAGATGCCAACCATAAACCGGAGCTGGTTTATGCACTGACGCCCTTCCACGCTATGAATGGTTTCCGCACGCCAGAGCAGTTAGTTGGGCTATTGCAGCCAGTGTCTGCGGCGCATCCGGATATCGGCGCCTTCCTGCTTCAGCCGGATGCCGAACATCTGGCGCTGCTGTTTGCCAGCCTGTTAAGTATGGAAGGCGAGCAAAAAGCGTTAGCGCTGGGCGTATTGAAATCCGCGTTGAATAATCAGCGAGGCGAACCGTGGGATACTATTCGTCACATTGCGCAAATCTACCCTGAGGATAGCGGCTTGTTCTCCCCCCTTCTGCTGAACGTTATTACTCTACAGCCGGGTGAAGCCATGTTCCTGTATGCAGAAACGCCGCACGCCTATCTGGACGGCGTGGGTCTGGAAGTGATGGCTAACTCGGATAACGTACTACGCGCCGGGTTAACGCCGAAATTCATCGATATTCCCGAGTTAGTTGCTAACGTGAAATTTGTTCCCAAGCCGGAGTCGGAGTTACTGACCGCGCCGAAGGAACAGGGTAACGCGCTGATCTTCCCGATCCCTGTGGATGATTTTGCCTTTGCCATTCATCGCCTGACGGACGAGTCGGAAAACATCGAGCAGAACAGCGCGGCGATTATCTTTTGTATCGACGGACAGAGTATTGTGCAAAAAGACTCACAGCAGATTGTGCTACAACCTGGGGAATCCTGCTTTGTTTCCGCCAATGAATCCCCTATTAACCTCCGCGGTTCTGGTCATATTGCGCGGGTTTACAACATTATTTAA
- the fumC gene encoding class II fumarate hydratase — MAATRIEKDSMGPIEVPADHLWGAQTQRSLEHFRISQEKMPTALIHALALTKRAAAKVNMDLGLLAEERGVAIIQAADEVLADKHPDEFPLSIWQTGSGTQTNMNMNEVLANRASEILGGARGNARLVHPNDDVNKSQSSNDVFPTAMHVAAVLSLREHLLPELKVLQKTLADKAEAYKSIVKIGRTHLQDATPLTLGQEISGWAAMLNYSLHHIEASIPHICELALGGTAVGTGLNTHPEYAVRVAQELANLTQQPFVTAPNKFEALATCDALVHGHGALKGLAASLMKIANDVRWLSSGPRCGIGEIAIPENEPGSSIMPGKVNPTQCEAMTMLCAQVMGNDVAVNIGGASGNFELNVFRPMVIHNYLQSIRLLADGMRGFNEHCAVGIEPNRDRITQLLNESLMLVTALNTHIGYDKAAEIAKKAHKEGLTLKAAALKLGYLTDQQFDEWVRPEEMVGSMKD, encoded by the coding sequence ATGGCAGCCACTCGCATTGAAAAAGACTCAATGGGGCCAATAGAAGTACCCGCCGACCACCTGTGGGGGGCACAAACGCAGCGTTCACTGGAGCATTTCCGTATCTCCCAGGAGAAAATGCCGACCGCGCTTATCCATGCGTTGGCGCTGACCAAACGCGCTGCCGCTAAAGTGAATATGGATTTAGGACTGCTGGCTGAAGAGCGGGGCGTCGCCATTATTCAGGCCGCCGATGAAGTTCTGGCGGATAAGCACCCTGATGAATTCCCTCTCTCCATTTGGCAAACCGGTTCTGGCACTCAGACCAATATGAATATGAATGAAGTGTTGGCTAATCGTGCTAGCGAAATTTTGGGTGGAGCCAGGGGGAATGCGCGACTGGTTCATCCTAATGATGATGTGAATAAAAGCCAAAGTTCCAATGATGTCTTCCCGACGGCGATGCATGTCGCGGCGGTACTTTCGCTGCGTGAACATCTGTTACCGGAGCTGAAAGTATTACAAAAAACGCTAGCGGATAAGGCCGAAGCTTATAAAAGCATCGTAAAGATTGGTCGCACCCATCTACAAGACGCCACGCCTCTCACATTGGGGCAGGAAATTTCCGGTTGGGCGGCGATGCTAAACTACAGTCTGCATCATATCGAAGCCTCGATTCCCCATATCTGTGAACTGGCGCTAGGGGGAACGGCGGTAGGGACTGGCTTGAACACCCATCCGGAATATGCAGTGCGTGTGGCTCAGGAGCTGGCAAATCTGACCCAACAACCTTTTGTCACCGCGCCGAATAAGTTCGAAGCGCTGGCGACCTGTGACGCACTGGTTCATGGACACGGTGCGCTGAAAGGTCTGGCGGCCTCTCTGATGAAAATTGCCAATGATGTGCGTTGGCTTTCTTCCGGACCTCGTTGTGGTATTGGCGAAATTGCTATTCCGGAAAACGAACCCGGCAGCTCTATCATGCCGGGTAAGGTGAATCCGACCCAATGTGAAGCCATGACTATGCTGTGTGCTCAGGTGATGGGGAATGATGTTGCAGTGAATATTGGTGGCGCGTCCGGTAACTTTGAGCTGAATGTGTTCCGACCAATGGTTATTCATAACTATCTACAGTCAATTCGTTTGCTGGCTGACGGTATGCGTGGCTTTAATGAGCATTGTGCCGTCGGTATCGAACCGAATCGGGATCGTATTACTCAACTTCTGAATGAATCACTCATGTTGGTTACGGCGCTGAATACCCATATCGGCTACGACAAAGCGGCCGAGATTGCCAAGAAGGCGCATAAAGAGGGGCTGACCCTTAAAGCGGCGGCGTTGAAACTGGGGTATCTGACGGATCAACAATTCGATGAATGGGTAAGGCCAGAAGAGATGGTAGGAAGTATGAAGGATTAG